The genomic region TGGTCCGATGGAGCAGACGCAACGTCCCGTCGTCCGGGGACTCCTCGGTCACCAGCAGCTCGCCGCTGTCGGGGTCGACATGATTCCGCCACAGCCGCTGCAGAAAGCGGATCACTCCGACGATGTCGCGAGTGGTCCACGGCTTCGACGCGTCGAGCGGTCCCATGAACATCTCGTAGAGACGGAGCGTGTCGGCGCCATGCTCGGCGACGAACTCATCGGGAGTGACGGAGTTCTTCTTCGACTTGCCCATTTTGCCGGTGCGGAGGTGCACCACCTCGTCCTCGTAGAGGTATGCCCCATCGCGGAACTCGACCTTTTCCGCCGGAACGTAGAAGCCCCGGTCGTCCTGGAAGGCGTCGGCGAGGATGTACCCCTGGTTGAACAGGCGCCCGAACGGCTCGGCGGTCGAGACCAACCCGAGGTCGTAGAGGACCTTGTGCCAGAAGCGGGCATACAGCAGGTGGAGGACGGCGTGCTCCACTCCGCCGACGTAGAGATCCACCCCGTGCTCGCCCATCCAGTAGCGCTCGGCGGCCTCCCCGACAAGGCGTTCGGTGTTCCCCGGGTCGGCGAATCGCAGGTAATACCAGCAGGAGCCCGCCCATTGGGGCATCGTGTTCAGCTCGCGCCGGTAGGGCACGCCGTCGATCTCGACGACACGCCACTCCTCGTCTGCCCGGCCGAGAGCGGGAACCGGATCCGAGCGCTCGTCTTGATTCGTGTCCGGCTTGAAGTCGTCGAGAGCGGGCAGGAGCACGGGGAGGTCGGCGTCCTCCACTGCGCGCAACTCACCGTCAGGCCCGTGAAGGATCGGGATTGGCTCGCCCCAATACCGCTGGCGGCTGAACAGCCAGTCATGGAGCTTGTAGGTGATCGTCGCCCTGCCCAACTTGCCGTTCTTGAGCCACTCGATGATCCGTGCCTTGGCGGCGGCGACACTCAGACCGTCGAGGAACCCACTGTTGATGGCCGGTCCCTCTTCCAGGTAGGCCTTTCCGTCCCAGCCTGCCGGCGGGTCGACGGTCCGGAGGATCGGGAGATCGAACAGCTCGGCAAACTCCCAGTCGCGCTCGTCCTGCCCCGGCACTGCCATGATCGCTCCAGTGCCATACCCCAACAGCACGTAGTCGGCGACAAACACCGGGATCGGTTCGTCGGTCACCGGGTTGATGCAGAACGAGCCGGCGAAGACCCCGGTCTTCTCCCGGGCCTCCATCTGGCGGTCGATCTCGGTGCGGCTGAGCGCATCGGCGACGTACGCGGTGACGGCCTCGCCCGGCGTGGCGGCACCACCGGTCCACACCGGGCGGGTCCCGGCGGGCCACTCTTCGACAACCAGCGAGGGGACGAGCGGGTGGTCCGGGGCCACGACCACGTAGGTCGCCCCGAAGATGGTGTCGGGCCGGGTGGTGAACACTTCGATCGCGCTCTCCCCGCCGGCAACCGCAAAGCGAATCGTCGCTCCTTCGCTGCGGCCGATCCAATTCCGCTGCATCGCCTTCACTGACTCCGGCCATTCCACGAGGTCGAGATCGTCGATGAGTCGGTCGGCATACGCGGTGATGCGCAGCATCCATTGACGCAAAGGCCGGCGGAACACCGGATGATCGCCGCGTTCGCTCTTGCCGTCGCGGGTCACTTCCTCGTTGGCGAGGACGGTCCCCAGAGCCGGGCACCAGTTCACCATCACCTCGTCGATGTAGGCGAGGCGGCGACCATTCAGGTACCGCCTCCTGGCAGATGGGTCGAGGTCAGCCCATGGAGTTCCTTCCGCACTTCGCTCACCCGCCTCGAGTTCCTCTTCCAGCTCGTCGATCGGACGGGCGTGCTGGCGATCGGGGTCGAACCAGGAGCCGAACAGCCGCAGAAAGATCCACTGAGTCCACCGGTAGTAGCCCACATCCGTGGTCGACAGCATCCGGTCCCAGTCATACGACAGACCGATCGATCTCAGCTGCCGCTCGTAGTTGGCGACATTCCGCTCGGTGGTGATCCGCGGGTGGATGCCCGTCTCGACGGCGTACTGCTCGGCGGGGAGCCCGAACGCGTCGAACCCCATCGGGTGAAGGACGTTGTGGCCCCGCATGCGTTGATACCGCGAGTAGATGTCGGTGCCGATGTATCCGATCGGCTGGCCGACGTGGAGCCCCTCCCCCGACGGGTACGGGAACATGTCGAGCACATACATCTTCGGCTTCGAGGCGTCGAAGTTCGGATCGTCGGGGTCACCCGCGCGAAACGTCCCGTGGCGGTCCCAGTACTCCTGC from Acidimicrobiia bacterium harbors:
- the leuS gene encoding leucine--tRNA ligase produces the protein MTAYDHLEIERKWQEYWDRHGTFRAGDPDDPNFDASKPKMYVLDMFPYPSGEGLHVGQPIGYIGTDIYSRYQRMRGHNVLHPMGFDAFGLPAEQYAVETGIHPRITTERNVANYERQLRSIGLSYDWDRMLSTTDVGYYRWTQWIFLRLFGSWFDPDRQHARPIDELEEELEAGERSAEGTPWADLDPSARRRYLNGRRLAYIDEVMVNWCPALGTVLANEEVTRDGKSERGDHPVFRRPLRQWMLRITAYADRLIDDLDLVEWPESVKAMQRNWIGRSEGATIRFAVAGGESAIEVFTTRPDTIFGATYVVVAPDHPLVPSLVVEEWPAGTRPVWTGGAATPGEAVTAYVADALSRTEIDRQMEAREKTGVFAGSFCINPVTDEPIPVFVADYVLLGYGTGAIMAVPGQDERDWEFAELFDLPILRTVDPPAGWDGKAYLEEGPAINSGFLDGLSVAAAKARIIEWLKNGKLGRATITYKLHDWLFSRQRYWGEPIPILHGPDGELRAVEDADLPVLLPALDDFKPDTNQDERSDPVPALGRADEEWRVVEIDGVPYRRELNTMPQWAGSCWYYLRFADPGNTERLVGEAAERYWMGEHGVDLYVGGVEHAVLHLLYARFWHKVLYDLGLVSTAEPFGRLFNQGYILADAFQDDRGFYVPAEKVEFRDGAYLYEDEVVHLRTGKMGKSKKNSVTPDEFVAEHGADTLRLYEMFMGPLDASKPWTTRDIVGVIRFLQRLWRNHVDPDSGELLVTEESPDDGTLRLLHRTIREVTEDMGQLRFNTALARMFELNNALVPLERVPRVVSEVFIRLLAPLAPHICEELWERLGHEPSIAMAPWPEFDEALAAEETVTMVVQVNGKVRDRIEVPAAIGEDAARQLALGSEKVQALLGGAEPRRVIVRPPSLVNVVQ